The nucleotide window GGCACTCTGGGAAAGGCAGTCACAAGGGACAGGTTCAGTCTGCAGCACCCGCTCTCCAGGCCTTCCCAGGTGAGGAGCAGGAagggggtctgggggaggctggaaAAAGGAGGCAATGccaggggtggggcgtggggcaGAGGCTCCTGGACAGAGAAGAGGGAGCTGAGGAGGCCCATCTAGTTGTTCATGGATTGTATAGAGTGGACCAGAAGGGGACGCAGAGACCCTCAGTCTGCCCTTTGGtctacaggtggggaaactgatgCCCAGGAAAAGCAAAAGGTCACATAGTGAGTTAGTAGCAGGATCAGGATGGAGACCCAGGTCTCTTAACTCGCAGCTCAGTGTCTCCCAAACACCATCCCCACGCAGCCTCTCTCATTTACCTTCTTTtctcactccctgcccctccactgTGTCCCccacttcttccttcccatccaCCCCCGAGTTCCAGCAACTTCGGCCTGGGAGGCAGGACATGTGGGTTTCCCATGCCTGACCTTTCCTCCAGGTTACATCAGGATAAGCCACCAGCCCCCAGCAGCCCCGGGgttcctctctgagccccaggacCCACTGTGGGCACAAGAGGCTGCAGTTCCCCTGGGAGAGGACCACGGGATTAAAACCAGCTGCCCTGCTCCCACACATACCCGGTATTCTGGCCCGGTCCCAGTTCTAGggtctcattttccttctgcctccctttcCTCAAAGAACACACATTTTCCACTCAGCTGGGGGCCCGGAAAGGATGAATGTGTGCCTCAAGGCAGATGACTGCTCCAACAAGCTCCCTGTGGGGAACAGGAGTGACTCTCCCTCAGCCCAGTGTCCTCACACAGGAGCACGAACAGGGCCGCTCATGCGAAGTCGCCCCATGTGAGGGCACACAGTCCTGAGTTCGAACTCTAGCTTCTCAGCTTAGAGTTTTGTGGCATCAGATCAAAGACTTCTCTGTCTGTCTGAGCCCCCCTTTCATCTCATATCGAATGGAGTTACAGACCTCCTAGATTATTATTGGGACTGAGTAAGACAAGGATGTCAGGCACGGAGCATGGCGCCTGACACACAGGAACTACCCCATTCATGGGTGCCACACCATCACCTTCCCACGCCAGCCTACAAGGGAGAGCTGGGGTGTTTATCCTACCCGTGAACTCACTGTGTGACCCTAGATATATCCCATTCCTGGCCCAGGCTGTGACTCTTCCCCTGGATAAGGAGCCATCCAGGAAGGGGCTCCTTTCTAAGTTGACCTTCCAGAACCACGAGGAATCCCATCGTTCGGAAATCCTCATGGCGGAGGAGGGGGCCATCCTCACCAGGAACCTCAAAGGTGAGTCCGTCTGGAGAAATTTTCTGGGCttgggttgggggagaagggaggggtctTGGGAGCCCATCTGTCAGAGCCCCCACAACCGGAGCCTGACGTCCAccatcctcctgcccccacccctgccagctgCTGTCTCGGCCATCCTCCAGGGCTACGGGGGCCTGCAGCAGCCAGTGACAGATGCCAGTGCTGAGCTGCACACACTCTGCGGCTGCCTGGAGCTGCTCTTGCAGGTGACCCCCTACctcccctcctcccgcccccctctctCTGGTCCCAGATAGCCAGGAGGGTTTTCCCAGATACTGAGGAAGAGCCACCGACTAGTTTCAGCCCTCTCAGAGTCAGCAAGCCCTTCCTGACATCTGACCTCACTCTTGGGGGTTGACACCATAGCCTAGGAAGTAAGTGGGGGCCCGGCAGGGgccaggtggggaggggtggggcagggcagccaCCCTGCTCTGAGGACTGAAGTTTCAGAGGCAAGATATCCTTGGGCTGGCCTTCCTGCTGCTGGCCCTTTTACTTCGTACTTACCATGGGCCAGGCTAAGCCCTCCTCCTGTCCCACCTTATTACATTCTCATTCTAGCCCCCTGAGGTGTCTGATGACCCTGCAACCCCCACGGATGCACACATagcctgtgtgtgtctctgtgtgtgatgCACGTGTGGTGTGAGTGTACATACATGCAGGCGTGAGGTGTATCTGGCGCGTGTGTCGATCTCCTACTGGTCTACCCCTCATCTGCCGCACTCCAGTCACGTTGGACTCCTTGATCTTCCTCAAGCATTCCAGGAACTcacccacctcagggcctttgcacttgcgaTGCCCTCTGCCTAGACTGCTCTTCCCTCAGAAATGCGGATGGCACAACTCATTTCCTTCAGATCTGGACTTGAGTTGCAGCTCCTCAGTGAAGTTCTCTCTAGTTACTCTAACCCAAATTTTTTCAGAtttgggagaagagggagaagagcatAAGCGGGGGAGTACAAGCAAGGGAgcggtggcagagggagaggcgagagctgagcagggagcctgacgtggggctccatcccaggaccccgtgatcatgacctcagcgaaaggcagatgcttaaccgactgagccacccagggacccctcaaaTCCAaatttttaacacacacacacacacacacactctaaatCACACACACTTGGGcatacacaccacacatacacacgacACATTCATAGACATCACAcaccacatacatacatgtgtgcacacaccacGTACTTTCtggtctccttccctcctttatttttctccttagcagTCAGCACTGCCATAACATATGTTTTACTTATTCGATTTGTTCATTGTCTGTCTCCACTACCAAGTGTAAGCCCATGCGGGCAGCTTCTCCACTGCTGAATTCTCAGGGCGCAGAACAAAGCCCAGCACAAAGTAGTGCTCCACAAGTGTTACTGGAGTGCATGACTAGAATACCAAAGTCTCAGAGAGGTCCAGCACCTTGctcgaggtcacacagccagtaagggCCAAGCCAGATCTGCCCACAGTAGCCCTGTCCTCTCTCTGCGTGCTGGCATATAAGgtgggtgcggggtgggggggaaacaTTTCTATGCTTTCCTGACCCTCATCCCACTACCAGTTTGATCAAAAAGAGCAGAAGAGCTTCCTGAGGCCTCCGAAGGATTACTGGGACTTCCTCTGCGCCACCCTGTGGCGACAGCGGGGTAGCACGGAGCCGGCCCGCTTCATCCTCTCCCAGGACAAGGTATCCAGGGCCAGGGGGCCCTGCCACCGGGCGCTTAACAGGGATGGCCTCCAGGGGCCCCCTTCCCACCCAGCCCCGCTCCGCTGACCACAGACTGCTCACCTGGTCCTCAGGTCTCGTTAGCCCCGCCCTCAGTATTCCTCCAACCACGTCTTTGCTCCCAAGACAGTACAAGCTCCCAGCTGGCCTCTGTGCTGGCTGAGTTCCCTCCGTTCTCATAGCACAGGGCcgtccaccccgccccccaccactaTTCACTCGCTGTGAACTTTGCAGTCAAAGACACCTCTGGCAAAAGGCCGTGCCTTCATCCGCTTCTGCCTGGCCCAGGGACAGCTGGCCGAGTCCCTGCAGCTCTGCCTCCTGAACCCAGAGGTTACCAGGTGGGGCTCACGGCGTATGCTCCTCCTGACTCCCCCTGAGCCCACTGTCCTCCCTGTGAAACgtgcctccccccaaccccaccacacCTGGATGGATGGGTTAATGTCAAAGACAACTAAAACGAGAGCCATGaagaagtcaatgaagaaaaggcaaaggaagggggGTGGTTAGAACATAGGAGTCCCAGTAGCACCATGATTCTCAAGCCACCTGCTCCCCGAGGACCGCAACCCAGCCGTGGGAATCATGCCATGTGGTAGACAGCAGATTCTCAGGGGAGCCAGGGGGCAACAATAGCACCAAGGCCAAACGCCAGAGGTGCTGATCGCCATTACCACAGGGACTGGTATGGCCCCCGGAGCCCTCTGGTGTGCCCCGAGCTCCGGGAAGACCTCCTGGACTCTCTCTACGCTCTCAACGGAGTGGCCTTCGACCTGGACCTGCAGTGGCCGAACCTGGATGAAGCCTGGCCCATGTTCTCAGAgtgagtggggtggagggaggcccCCTCTTTCTAGGGCCTTACTGCCGTTTGACCACCACCCACCCCAAGCAAGCTCTAAACTCGGCCTGCTAACCTTCCCTTCTTGCTGTCTGAGCCCcgatgcccccctccccagccttctgTTTTCCTGGGGTAAGCCCCACATGTCACCCACGTGAGGAGCCACTGGATGCTTGGGGTTGGCGGTCAGAAGGATGAGCCCCGGGTGGATGTGAGGATGAGTGGTGGGCGGGGCACACAAAGAGAGCCAGAATTGGACATGAGGGCAGGAGGGGTCCTGCAGGGCATGGGTGGTTAGACGCTGCCAGAGAGAGgcccccagccacccccaccctgccctttcTCGCAGGTCCTGTCACTCCAGTCCCAGACGGACCCAgggaagaagacccaaaaagaccAAAGATTCCCCAAAGCAGGTGCCTCTGCCCAACTTCATTTCAAGTCGCCGGCTCTACATCTCTGTTGGGCTCCCCAGGATGAGCAGTAAccaagcagacagacagacagacagatatcagGAAGAGAAGGGGACCGTTGGCACCATCCTCAGGAGGCAGGGGacccggggttggggggaggcacTGTGGTAGGTAACTAGAAGCACATAGGAAGGCCTCCATCGAACAATGGGCAAACTTCTCGGTTCCAGTTTGCCAAGGGAGCAACTGAAGAGCCAGGTTTCTGGGTTCAATTCCTAGCTCTGCCCCTAATAACCAAGGTCTTTGGCAAAGTACTTGTCTTGCCTGAAGGTGATTGAGACACTTGAGACAGACCATGTGTAGCCCTGAGCAAGGCCCCAGGCCACATGCTCAAGAAGTGGTGGCTTGTGGCTATTGTCATTCCCCAGTCTTGCTCTGCAACCCCTCAGCTTCCAGGCGCCAGGTACAGATATCACGAGGACTCGGCCTTTGGCCAGAAGGGGGAACCTCTCACAACACAGCCGGTTAAGTGAGGTGAGGCAGATATGCGCAGAAGAACATGGGGGCACACAGAAGGCTGCTTGAGAGAGGGGGCTCTCGGCCGCCGGGAGTCTCTTTAAGATTTCACCACAACCCTGTGGGGCAGGTGTTATTACTCCCTTTTCACAAGCaagaaaactgaaacacagagaagttcagggggcagggtggaggagaggagagggtggaAGAACTTGGAAACCAGATCAAGGGTGCAGGtcagggtggggaggaaaggCAAGAACACTGAGAGGCACCACTGCTCCCTGACCAGACAGGAGCTCGGCTCCCGGATCCACCTGGGGTGCTGGTAACTGGGGGTGGTTTTGGGGGCTTCTCTGCAGATCCCAGCCACATATGGAGACCCCACAGGAGCCCAGCCAGAAGAGCCACACACTAGCCAAGCCGGTCTGCAAGCTGTGCCCAGGGAAGACGGGTTAGCTGGACTTCCCGGGGCCTGGCAAAACAGACACCTTCTTCCCTtcatggaaaagaagagagaagatccCAAGAGCCTCGGGCCCCCACAGAGCACGTGGGAACCAGAGGGGAAGGAGCTTCAGCCAGCCCAGGAGAAGGGAGCCCCAAGAACTGGGGTCTGCCTGGATAATTCAACCCCCAGTAGCCAGGGACAGGGGGAAGGGACCAACAGAGCTCTGAAGGAGGTGAAAGGGACagaggctgagggcagaggggtTCTGCCGGGTGCAGAGGGGACCCACAAAGGGGGAACAGAGGGGGGTCATGTCCACAGGTTGCTGGCCTCCAGCCCCACAGGGGCAATAGAGGACACAATGTCAGGGAGCTGGCAGGAGTGGGAGGCATCTAGCATTCCGGGGGTGCCAGGGGTCCTACGGGACCTGGGAACAAAGGAAAACTCCATCCCAGAGAGACCGCAAGAGGAAAGAGGAGTGACCAGTGTGACCAGGAGGAAGGAGCCAGCAGAGATGGCCTTGCAGGATGTGGTCAAGGTGAGAGCAGCTGAGCGCTGTAcctgcctctcctcttccccccaaCCTGGCCCGCAGGTGGGGGTCATCAGGCGTGTTGGGGGGGGCATCGCAGCCCACAGATCAATTCTGATTGGTCAGCACAGGATGATTATTCTTGGAGGGGGTCTTCTTGCTGTGAGCTCTGGCCAGGGCCACTTCGTTCGTCAGTCCTACGTGCCTGGCCCCTTGCGGGCACTTGAGTCTGAGACCCCTCCCCAGCAGCTCTCAGGGACAGCCGCCTAGCGGCCTTGTTGTACTTGCTTCTCCCGGAGGTCACCAAGACTGATTTCAAAGCTTTCCTTCGGCCTCGGCCTCCTCTCTAGCCGGGGTCTAGCTGGAGCTCTGTAACTCTCATCCCTCAGCCAAGGAAGAAATGGCCCCAGGCTCACCCAGGGGCCGGTGCTGTCCCCAGTCCTGCCCTCCACCCAAGGGCTGTCTCGCCGGGCCTGGGGTCTCCGGAGATGTCGGGAGGTCAGACCCGGAGCTGGGATCACCACcctcctccctcagcctcccttccctttcctttactccccacccccaagagcCTAAGACACGAGCTCCGGAAGACCAAGGAGCAGGCCCGGCACCAGGAGCAGCTGCTGAAGGAGCAGGAAGGGGAGCTGAAGACCCTGCAAGAGCAGTTCAGCAGGTAACCTCGGCAACCGTCCGGGCCTGGCCCGGGAGGCCCCCAGGACCCGCGGCGCTCCCTGGCTCCTGCTCGCCCCCTCGTGGTCACGCCGGGAAGTGCCTTCTGAGTGGCTCCTGTGCGGGGCACAGGCTCGGGAGGCTGAGGCCTGCGGGGCATAACTCCTGGGGCTCCTTGGGGAGCTCCCactggcccccagccctgccggcCCCTCCCTCGCTGGCCTCCCGGAGAGCCTGCGGGAGAGGTGgacgccctctgcccctccctcccctcccacgctcccctctgcccctctgctgccGCTCAACTCTTTTCAAGCCAGTCTCCTTCCCTACTGTCCATCTTCCCTGCCCACCCACCTCTCATTTTCCTGCTCCCTGTTCCAGCCTCTCCTTCACCCTCGTGAGTCACAGTCGTCATCGTAACCATCACGTACTAAGCACTTACTATGTCCCTGGCACCGTTCTAGGCTTTTCCTTCTAACCTGTGAAGTATGTTCTCTAagaatccccattttatagatagggCAACGGAGTCTCAAAGGTGCTGCACAATTCACCCAATGTCGCTAGTTAGTAGAGGAGCTGAGGTCCGCACCCCAGCAGCCGACTGCAGCACCAGAGGGCTTACGCACTGGCCCTCAGGCCCTGCTTTGAGGGCCTGTGTTTATTTCGGTCCCTGCGCCTCTCCCGCTGGGCCCCTCTCACCATCCAGCTTCTTCCACTTTCCCGCATCCTATTAACTCAAGAGCCCGGAGCATACTCTCTCCATGTCTGAGTTtctctttcagaattttaaaaatatttccgcCATGCAAAGGTCTTCCTGGGTCTGACTcggtctctgtgtctgtctcctgtGGTCTCCGTGTGCCTCCATGTGCCCACCGGGCTCTGTCTCTCCTGCGTGGCCGACACCCACCCCGGGAGGCGCCAGCCCAAACGCCATCAGAGCCTGGGTAGTTGGTGCTTCAGACTGAATCACGGGCCGCTTGACAGACTCTCTGCTTAAAAGGCTGAGAGAGGCTGCGGGCCCAGAAACCAACCCCAAAAGGCGTCCCTCCCCGGACTCCTCCCAACGGATGCTCAGCTGAGCTTGGCAGTTTGGTCAGGAAAGATTCCCGTGATCCAGGCCCTAGGTGAATGCAGGGGCCTTGCCCACCCAGGGACCTTCTCTGGGAATCACGATGGGCTGGAGGGAGCAGCTGGGAGGCCCCAAAAAGACCACCAGGCCCAGGCTGCTCCCTCAGCTGGGGGAGCCCCTGTCTCACAGACCACTATCCTGCCACCTGTCATCTCAGCCATGATCCCACAGACACTCAGATTGCCTACTCGGTGCCAGCCCTGTTGTAGCATATCAGAAATCCTCTTTCGGACAGCATAGACCAAATCCCTGTTCCTGGGGAACATCCCTTCTGTGGGGGAAAGCCAATGGTAAACACCATAAGCAAGTTAATTGCGTAGTGTCAG belongs to Meles meles chromosome 9, mMelMel3.1 paternal haplotype, whole genome shotgun sequence and includes:
- the RUFY4 gene encoding RUN and FYVE domain-containing protein 4; protein product: MAEEGAILTRNLKAAVSAILQGYGGLQQPVTDASAELHTLCGCLELLLQFDQKEQKSFLRPPKDYWDFLCATLWRQRGSTEPARFILSQDKSKTPLAKGRAFIRFCLAQGQLAESLQLCLLNPEVTRDWYGPRSPLVCPELREDLLDSLYALNGVAFDLDLQWPNLDEAWPMFSESCHSSPRRTQGRRPKKTKDSPKQIPATYGDPTGAQPEEPHTSQAGLQAVPREDGLAGLPGAWQNRHLLPFMEKKREDPKSLGPPQSTWEPEGKELQPAQEKGAPRTGVCLDNSTPSSQGQGEGTNRALKEVKGTEAEGRGVLPGAEGTHKGGTEGGHVHRLLASSPTGAIEDTMSGSWQEWEASSIPGVPGVLRDLGTKENSIPERPQEERGVTSVTRRKEPAEMALQDVVKSLRHELRKTKEQARHQEQLLKEQEGELKTLQEQFSRCQEERAQLQTELEQKQQEAERRNAMYEEELGGQRDLVRAMKMRVLELIQEKDDLWQKAQHLSSTAPGCCVDCSKFFGRLSRRYPCRLCGGLVCHACSVDYKKRERRCPPCSEKEEAQSS